From Geomonas agri, one genomic window encodes:
- a CDS encoding 2-oxoacid:acceptor oxidoreductase family protein: MRKDVLIAGFGGQGVLLAGNLLSYAAIDEGKNVSYFPAYGVEKRGGSATCTVVIADGAVGSPVVGQPSVLVVLNQASLERFGARVRPGGVLIVNSSLVDVSGLGRTDIKVVQVAMNDIATDLGDLRMVNMVALGAYAALTDAVKLPSLAAALSQALPERNHKFIPANVKAIETGAEAARAKKEA; the protein is encoded by the coding sequence ATGCGTAAAGATGTCTTGATAGCGGGGTTCGGCGGCCAGGGGGTACTTCTGGCGGGCAACCTGCTCTCCTATGCAGCTATAGATGAAGGGAAGAACGTCAGCTACTTTCCCGCCTACGGGGTCGAGAAGCGCGGCGGTTCCGCCACCTGCACGGTCGTGATCGCTGACGGCGCGGTCGGCTCTCCGGTGGTCGGGCAGCCCTCGGTGCTGGTGGTGCTGAACCAGGCCTCCCTGGAGCGCTTCGGTGCCCGGGTGCGCCCCGGCGGCGTCCTTATCGTCAACTCCTCGCTGGTCGACGTCTCTGGCCTGGGGCGGACTGACATAAAGGTCGTCCAGGTTGCCATGAACGACATCGCCACTGATCTGGGCGATCTGCGCATGGTGAACATGGTGGCGCTGGGTGCCTACGCCGCCCTCACCGACGCGGTAAAGCTCCCGTCCCTGGCCGCGGCGCTTTCCCAGGCGCTTCCTGAGCGCAACCACAAGTTCATCCCCGCCAACGTCAAGGCGATTGAAACCGGGGCCGAGGCTGCCAGGGCGAAAAAAGAAGCTTGA
- a CDS encoding thiamine pyrophosphate-dependent enzyme, with protein MQQVFKRPQSLKDVQTHFCPGCHHGTIHRLVADAMDLYGVQDRTIGVASVGCSVFLYGYFDIDVVEAPHGRAPAVATGVKRARPDSFVFTYQGDGDLAAIGTAEIIHAANRGEDITVVFVNNTTYGMTGGQMAPTTLVGQKTSTSPYGRDKSKDGSPIKMAELMAQLGGVAYSARVAVDSPKHVLEAKKVMREAFGYQAQGKGFSFVEVLSACPTNWGMNPLKANARIGEEMIPYFPLGVFKKEEA; from the coding sequence ATGCAACAGGTTTTTAAAAGACCGCAGAGTTTGAAGGACGTGCAGACCCATTTCTGCCCCGGCTGCCACCACGGCACCATCCACCGCCTGGTGGCTGACGCCATGGACCTCTATGGGGTGCAGGACCGCACCATCGGTGTCGCGTCGGTGGGGTGCTCCGTCTTCCTGTACGGCTATTTCGATATCGACGTCGTCGAGGCTCCCCACGGCAGGGCACCGGCGGTCGCCACCGGCGTCAAGCGCGCCAGGCCGGACAGCTTCGTCTTCACCTACCAGGGGGACGGCGACCTGGCCGCCATCGGCACCGCTGAGATCATCCACGCCGCCAACCGCGGCGAGGACATCACCGTTGTCTTCGTTAACAACACCACCTACGGCATGACCGGCGGCCAGATGGCCCCGACCACCCTGGTGGGACAGAAGACCTCCACTTCCCCCTACGGCCGCGACAAGTCGAAGGACGGCTCTCCCATCAAGATGGCGGAGCTGATGGCGCAGTTGGGCGGCGTCGCCTACTCCGCGCGGGTAGCCGTGGACTCGCCCAAGCACGTTCTGGAGGCCAAGAAGGTGATGCGCGAGGCCTTCGGGTATCAGGCACAGGGCAAAGGGTTCTCCTTTGTTGAGGTACTGTCCGCCTGTCCCACCAACTGGGGCATGAACCCGCTGAAGGCCAATGCGCGGATCGGCGAGGAGATGATCCCCTACTTCCCGCTGGGCGTGTTCAAGAAGGAAGAGGCGTAG
- a CDS encoding 3-methyl-2-oxobutanoate dehydrogenase subunit VorB: MSKRLFVKGNEAAAMGAVEAGCRYYFGYPITPQSDIPEYLSRELPPLNGEFIQAESEIGAINMLLGASATGVRAMTSSSSPGISLKQEGISYMAGAELPGVIINISRSGPGLGGIDASQSDYFQCVKGGGHGGYHIPVLAPNSVQEMYDLTMHAFDLADLYRTPVMLLGDSVIGQMKEALIPNPRPVRELPAKGWAVRGKSGAEQRVVKSLFLGDGELEAHNWHLHAKYQVMKEKECMSEEYETADARLIVAGFGSVSRIAHTAVTMARAEGMKVGLFRPVTLFPFPEQALAQTAARAGKVLVVELNTGQMVEDVRLSVGAAAQVSFYGRPPGAGSLPSPEELLEVIRKNYDETAR, from the coding sequence TTGTCTAAACGGCTTTTTGTCAAGGGGAACGAGGCCGCCGCCATGGGCGCGGTCGAAGCCGGTTGCCGCTACTACTTCGGTTATCCCATCACCCCGCAAAGCGATATTCCGGAATACCTTTCGCGCGAACTCCCCCCACTGAACGGCGAGTTCATCCAGGCCGAAAGCGAGATCGGGGCAATCAACATGCTCCTGGGCGCCTCCGCTACCGGCGTGCGCGCCATGACCTCCTCCTCGAGTCCCGGCATCTCCTTGAAGCAGGAGGGGATCTCCTACATGGCCGGAGCTGAGCTTCCCGGCGTCATCATCAACATCTCCCGTTCCGGCCCAGGACTTGGCGGCATCGACGCCTCCCAGTCGGACTACTTCCAGTGCGTGAAAGGTGGCGGCCACGGCGGCTACCACATTCCGGTGCTTGCTCCCAACTCCGTCCAGGAGATGTACGACCTCACCATGCACGCTTTCGACCTGGCCGACCTGTACCGTACCCCGGTCATGCTCCTCGGCGATTCCGTTATCGGGCAGATGAAGGAGGCGCTCATTCCCAACCCGCGCCCGGTGCGCGAGCTCCCGGCCAAGGGGTGGGCGGTGCGCGGCAAGAGCGGCGCGGAGCAGCGCGTCGTCAAGTCCCTGTTCCTGGGCGACGGCGAGCTGGAGGCCCACAACTGGCACCTGCACGCCAAGTACCAGGTGATGAAAGAGAAGGAGTGCATGTCCGAGGAGTACGAGACGGCCGATGCCCGCTTGATCGTCGCCGGTTTCGGCTCCGTGTCCCGCATTGCCCACACCGCCGTCACCATGGCGCGGGCCGAGGGGATGAAGGTGGGGCTGTTCCGTCCCGTCACCCTGTTCCCGTTCCCCGAGCAGGCGCTGGCGCAGACCGCGGCTAGGGCCGGCAAGGTGCTGGTGGTGGAACTCAACACCGGACAGATGGTCGAGGACGTCCGTCTCAGCGTAGGCGCCGCCGCGCAGGTCTCCTTCTATGGCAGGCCGCCGGGAGCCGGCTCCCTTCCGTCACCGGAGGAGCTGCTCGAAGTGATCAGGAAGAACTACGACGAGACGGCACGCTAG
- a CDS encoding 4Fe-4S binding protein, which yields MPRIVIDEMRCKGCGICTIACPKKLIRLCEKVNIQGYAPAEAPNQEQCTGCALCAEICPDVAITVFK from the coding sequence ATGCCGAGAATTGTAATAGACGAAATGCGCTGCAAGGGTTGCGGTATCTGCACCATTGCTTGCCCAAAGAAGCTGATCAGGCTGTGCGAAAAGGTCAATATCCAGGGATATGCACCGGCGGAGGCTCCCAATCAGGAGCAGTGCACCGGGTGCGCTCTCTGCGCCGAAATCTGTCCTGATGTTGCCATAACTGTCTTCAAGTAA
- a CDS encoding MucR family transcriptional regulator, with product MASSLLELTATIVSSHASVTEMSGDDLLLELQKVHGALQKLEVETGEGVERGEGKGPAVPLKKAFQPDQISCMLCGKSGMKTLARHLAQVHGIKPGEYRKQFGIPSNQALTAKNFSEARRRMAQEKGLADNLAKARAVRAAKLAAKGGAEKKPAKVPRAPKQKQQMSA from the coding sequence ATGGCATCATCACTGCTCGAATTGACAGCAACCATTGTCTCTTCACATGCCTCGGTTACAGAGATGTCAGGCGATGATTTGCTTCTTGAACTGCAGAAGGTGCATGGCGCCCTGCAGAAGCTCGAAGTGGAGACCGGCGAGGGGGTGGAAAGGGGCGAAGGCAAGGGCCCTGCCGTTCCCCTGAAGAAGGCCTTCCAGCCTGACCAGATTAGCTGCATGCTCTGCGGCAAAAGTGGGATGAAAACGCTGGCACGCCACCTGGCGCAGGTTCATGGCATCAAGCCCGGCGAGTACCGCAAGCAGTTCGGTATTCCCAGCAACCAGGCCCTGACCGCAAAGAACTTCTCCGAGGCGCGCAGACGGATGGCGCAGGAAAAGGGACTGGCGGACAATCTGGCCAAGGCGCGCGCCGTACGGGCGGCGAAGTTAGCGGCCAAAGGTGGTGCTGAAAAAAAGCCCGCGAAGGTGCCGCGCGCGCCGAAGCAGAAGCAACAGATGAGCGCTTGA